CGCTCTGCCCCGCTGGAACCGAGGTGGTCGATCCACGTCGACATCACTTCCTGCAGGGCGACGTTGAAGCTTTGGTTAGgactcttcatcatcatcatcctcatcctcaccaTCACACACTGACTGCAACACGAGGCCAACTCGGTCCCGTTTCTCCTTTCACACagataaataattaaacaaacaaacgaccCGGGTGTAATTTATCACGCGGgacataattcattatttacTTTTGTTTATTGCATTAGTTTCGTAAACGTAAAAACGACGTCTGAGGAAGATTTGACCTTCAACCAAAAACTCCGGTCTGTGATTGGCCGAGGGGCAGTTTTTGGTTACGGTTTGGAGGGCGGGCGGGTTTGAAGGGGGGGTGGACGGACATGCTGCCAACGGGAAGGGGAGACGGCGGGGGGACGCCGGATTAATAACACCGTATATTGCAGGTTTTTTTACGTCCCCTAAATTTCCGATCTCTAATCCTCATGTGACAAGAACACAGCTGCTATCACGAACAGTattaaacaacacacacacacacactccatttaTTCAAGtccttcaaattaaaataacagattacatttaaaataaaataaagtttaagAAAATTGAATAacttcagaaaataaaaaatttaaattatatttaagaacaaagaaaacatgcaTTTGCCGTAGTGTCTCCCTATGAAGCCGGGTTAGTAAGGGATGTGCAAGCTGCCCATGCACCCACGACCCCCCTCCCGGTGCCCAGGTGATGTACTTACTTGTAGCGCGAGTGGTGACCCCCGTGTGTTAGCCGCAGCACCGTGCCCCTCTACCTCAAATAATCCCTCTCACTGCCGTAGTCCGTTAAGGAGCCCGCCACATCGGCAAAGTCCTCCAGGACCAGGCTGGTGGAGTCCTCACCGGCGGGCATATCGGGCTCCGACGCCCAGGGGTGCTGGTGGGCCCGGGGTGGGTCCGATGAGGGGTTCCTTGGTCCCTGAGGGTGGGGCTGAAACTGGGCCATGTCGGACACCTGGTAGGCTGGCGCCGGGTCTCCGGCCTCCATGTGCTCCTTGCCGATGCCGCCCTCGCTGCCGATGCCGCcctcgctgccgctgccgctgccctGTGAGGAGGGGGCCAGCACGTGGTAGAGGCTGGGCAGGCGAATGTCCAGCAGCATGCCGCTCTTGATGTAGAGCTTGCTGTTGAGGTTGTAGAGCTTCTCTGCGATGTCGTAGCCCAGCATGACAGAGAAGACGCGGGCGACGTAGCGGTCCTTAGAGATGGCCTGGTACAGGCGCCGGCGCCGCCACGAGACGTAGCGGGAGTCCTCCTCCGCCGTCAAGGTCACCTGAGTGCAAGCAggttgttagcttagcttagcgtacGGGGAGTTTGGTTTGATGAAGTAcgttttttattcattacacCTCAGACACGATGGCAGTGAAGAAGAGTCCATcaactttaaatgtatttaaagggCTCAGAAAATAACAATAACGACAGAATTCAGGCTACATCGGAACGATGATAATCATCAGATAAAGATCATGTGATCATTTGTACCTGGAACTTTCCCTCCTCGGTCGGCCTGAGGGACTCCCACTCCGGGGAGTCGAGGAACTGGTGGCGGTGGATGTAATGCAGGAACTGGCCCTCCAAAGATACACTGATCctaaaggggggagagagggagagaggggggagggagagagggaggagggattAAGACGTGACAAGGAGAGCTGGAGGTGACTTTGTGAGTAGCACGAACATTTCTGCTGGGGAGACGTGGACAATCTGAAGAATATCGAGTTACTCGAACCCTTAAAACCAGCTGCCGACTgatgggggtcgggggggggattCGCGGTTTAGGGCTTTGGGACCAACAacgttcagaatcagaatctggTTATTTGCCAAGGTTTTGTtgcaggtcttttttttatttccaaaagcTCTTTCAAAGAAAATTCTATAGAAAATAGTAAATCTCTATCTGAAGTTGTATTTTTAGACCACGGTATTTTTACTTTTGCCCCCCCGCTATACATGAGACACCTTCCAGATGAATTGAAAACTGCATTTCTTTAATTGGGACATTCCTCCCTCAGAGGgaagctttatttaaaaaaagaatgacttCCTCAGGCCGAGATAATCCATCAAGCTTCCACTGGATTACGTCTGAAGTTTCTGTTTTATCCTCGTTCCAGTGAGAGTTGAATCAGAGCTGCTTAATGTCAATCTGCTGACATTTACTGAAAGAAACGCAAGTTGTTCTGTACAAACTATTAAACTACATGTAAAGTAGGGCTGCTGACAAAGGCTGAACCAATGACTTTTAATTAAAGTCTAATTAGTCCCTATAAAGCGGTGGTGCTACATTAATCATTTAATGCATCATTGGGAATCAAGCTTATTTTAATCAATAATATCACATCTTGATTAATTTGTTAATCAAGCTGCTACTATTTAACAATTATCAAACAAATGCTGTTAAGTAGAAAACACAACATCTGCCCCTGACGGAAGCAAGAGAATTGTTCCCTGGGGGAGAGATTAATTGGTGGTCCAGATCAGGATAAACATAAGcgctgaaaacaacaacaattgtgTGCCAGAGTTATTGAAATTCTGTCGGAAAACCCGGGATTTCAGTGTTTACCGTTATTTGACCTGGACAATCCTGGAAAAACGCGACATCTGGTCGGCGACCTGTTGGATCTCAGAGGCCTTGCTAAGAtcgcacacagagggagaggagacgggacCACTATATCTCAGTTTGGCTTTAAGTCAACAATCTGAATGCTATCAAACTATAAATAGCCGTTGATAACACAACACTAATCTTTAATCATTGGCTTTTtggttgtgtgtctttttaatatatttgcCTCGTAGGCGCTGAGCCACAAAACGGCTCGGCCGACATTTAATCTCACAATGAATCTGAGAGGAGCACAAAGGTATCGTTTGACCGGCTGGCGGAGCGGTGAGTCACGGACAGAAATACTCTGTTTACAACATCTCTCTCGCGTTGGGCTCCAGGGCCGTGGAAGCGAAGGCCGCTGCACTTTGAGGGATGTTTGGACAAAGAGGACGCGTTTCCTGTGACGGGTTACACGCTGCCAGCAACGTGACACGTTGACACGAAGAGGAGGATTAAAGCGACGAATAGTGTTGACTTAAGTGACACAAGGGTCCACAAAATGTGATAAATAGACTATGTTTGGGTAAGAAGTTACATGACATGAACATATGTACTATAACGTAAAATACTAaagtctctgtctgtctcaaaaaatgttaaattaaatgttaaatttgtTACTGTTTTATCTTATACATCTAAAATACTCCCAATGATAATATAATCACaaataatcaaatgaaataaaatcagaAAAATGTGTCGCTGTCCGCTTGTTTCTCGGTATGCTGTTACATCACAGCTGGCCGTGGCAATTTGACTTGAGCGATCAATGTTTTCTTAACATTCTCAAATGAAATGACCACGTGTCATGTGACAGGAGTTGATGAACCCACAGACGAAACCAGCTGTCCTCCTGCAAACAACAGCCTGACGCCACGGGACACCGGCCGATGAGCTCAGTCGTGCCTTTAACACAGCAGAGGCCGACGCAGAAAGCTAGTAGTGATACTAGTAGTGCTAATTAGTGACCGCTGCTTACtaacagacacatttaattCCATTCAGAAGCAACCGTGGCGGATTCCAATAATGTGCTAGTCCTCCAAGTAAGGTAGTGACCAAGTATGTGGGGGGGAGGTAGCTCGTAGCTCGCTAGCTAAGTGTGAGGAGACCAAAGCCCGAGCCACCAGAGAGGAAATATGGGGCCTTAGACGCGACTCGTTTTAAGGCGTTAACGAGGTTCAGTCACGGTcacaaaaccaaccaagtaCAAGTTTACATATCCGATCTACTGAAGTGTCCTGTTGCATCGTTGTGTACAGACAGATGTgcacgtgacacacacacacacacacacacctcccagacagcaggaaggagagctgGTCGATGGGCGTCTTGCCCTCCACGGCGTACGTCTCTCCCGCCTTCAGCTCCACGACCTTGTTCTCAAAGGCGCCGGCGATCCCTTTGAAGACCTGGACGGGCACGCCCAGCGGCAGGTACACCGCCCGGTAGAGGCAGGTGAGCTCCTCGCCGCGGAGCCCCTCCCGGCGCAGCCGCCACAGCAGGTGGCCGATCTGGGCCAggcaggccagcagcagcagcaggttccaGGTGAAGGCGTCGGCGCTGCACACCGTCATCCAGCCCCACAGAGCCAGGCAGGCGTGGGCGGGGACCAGGAAGCCGAAGATGAAGAGGCACCCGTAGGGGCCGCTGCCCCCCATGTAGCCCAGGATCAGCATGGTGTGGCCCAGGTGGTAGAGGCCTCCCTCCGTGCTGTTGCTCCAGCCGTCGCAGAGGGGCGGAGAGAACAAGCGCTCCAGCAGGGTCGAGTTGTCCGCGCTCATGTTTGCCTTTGagtgcacccccccccgccgcccgcccccccacccccctctgaGAAAAATAGGTGTTTACCCCGGTGCTGTCTCAGCACGGAACAGCAGAATGTCACAAGCGGACGTTGGTTCCCTTCTTCAGGGTGGAGAGGTTCTCACGACTCTGAAAGCAGCTGGAACGGGTTCCTCGTTGTTCTCTCGGTCTGTTCCCCCTCGCCCGCGGCCCCACACTGCGGACCAGGCAGCTGGCGGAGCGAGGACCGGGAGGGGTGGGCGTCCACAGAGCCCTAGAAGGATAACCATGTTTGGAATTGAAACCCAAGGAGGAGAGAGCGGTGGACAGAAAGCAGGCCTGCTACTTAAcataacagagagagagaggtgggggggggggcaggaaacgAGATGGAGGACAGGGACCACAACAAATATCTACTGTcacttacaataagaaaaaGAGTTCCTTCCTTGACTAAGTACCTCGGGGGTCCGCGTTAGCGTCAGGAGAGCAGCTGGGCCGGAGCATATTTAGAGACTGAAATGAGCAGGTCAGATTTCAGGCATGAACTAAATATATGAACCAGTCCGTTTGGTCCTGATCCTTCACGGGAACCAGCTTCTGTTTAGTCCTGATCTTCTATATGAACCAGTCTGTTTTGTCCTAATCCTCCATCTGAACCAGTCTGTTTAGTTTATGTAGAAGATCAGGACTAGTctgtttagtcctgatcctccataTGACCTCCAGCATACCAGAACATCAGAGCAGATGCTCCATTTCTACATAGTTCTTAATGCTTGGACGACCAGACGACATCATGCAGGTTCACAAGAACCTCCTTTAGAGATCAGTTCaccatggacagacccagatccctTTGGACCTGGAGtagagcgggagggaggaggggaggtccGCTCCAAACATCTCCAGGAGCAGAGCTTCTCCTTCCTGGAGACGTAGTCCTGGACCGTCTGGAGGGAAGCGTGGGAGAAGCAGAAAGGAGGGGGGCCGACAGACCaagaagcagtaaaaaaaaaaaaagggttttctaAAGGGACCCTGGTGATAAGAGACCTCTAGTCCACAGGGGGGGACAGAATAAGCCCAAGGTCAAAGTTCATAGTGACTTTAAATAGATTTAACTGGCAGCGTGACGCGGGTCGCATGTAAAGAGAGACGTCTTTAAATAACTTAAGGCTGGTTTGGCTCGTAGCACTTTACAAAGTAGTAAAATACTTCAAAATTAAATGTTTATGAAATTAAACGTGAtcacataataaaataaagcaaaccGCAGTGACTTGCGTTCCTATGATAGAAATGTGaggatattaaaataaaacatggaggTATACGTAGTGACAGTGAAGGACCAATGAAAGTCTGATTTCTGACCCTTTGGAAGAGAAGCAGATGAAATCATTTTGGAAATGAGGTTCCAACAGATTAAGCGTCTGGACAAATTCTTTTACTGCAACAGATTTATAGTTGTGGTGCTTTTGAACATCTGTACTCCAGATGCTGGTCAACATTCAGGTGCCCATTTGGAGGTCAAAGTGAACTGGTGTTGAGGTCCAGTGTAAACAAGAACCTGCCAGTTGGTTACGAACTCCAGCAGAACTGGTGCGGCCAACACGCTCGTACGAGGTTTGTGGCGTCCAGCGACAGCAACACGGCGGAAGGAAAACGCAGCCAAGCATCAGCTTCACGGGGCAGGAGCTATTTTTAAGCCTAAGTGCATACCAGGGACAGCAACTGTGGCTAGCAAGAGACTTCAATATGACCGGCTATAAAATAAAGAGCAGTCTTATTGCATAAGACTTTTATTCAACAAAACATGATATTCACACATTTCTCAAAATTctgcaaacttttaaaaaacaatttcacaGAAAAGGACAGTCATCCCATCAGAGCATCGTAACATTTCCCTGCTGGCCGCGGTATAaataagagggagggaggagaagggatcACCGGGAGGGACATCTTGCAAAGCAACACACTGCAGGagagaataaaaaacataattataaaaaaaaaaagcataaaccCAGGAGACCGTGTGCCAATTAATAAAACAGAGCAAAGATCAAATGGAACATGTTGATTTACAGAGGTACCTAAAAATACTTTCCCACGTACGGCCTAAAGATTTCTGCTTTTTACGAGCACTAGTGAACATTCAGGCGATGCCAAGCGGCCAGTGGAGCCGCTGAAATGTGCACAGATACGTTGCATGCGTAGTCACGCAGGCCCGTTAACCGCTAGCtaccctccacccccacctcaTTACATGGTGTCCTGGTCCGCTGCTGAACGAGATCCAATCAGCAATAGCCAAGAGATGCATTTGACCCAGCAAGAGGAAAATGAGGTAATAAAACTAAATGGGGAATTACAAATGACTTCATTACTGTGAATATTTAAGGTTAAATTGATTAACTTTGGCGTGTGGAGGGCTCAGTAAAGGGCGGATTCTCTTTCACACACCAGGGGGAGTCGATACAGGCCGGCCTTTAGTAGTCAGGACGAATTAGGCAGCTGTGCGTCACCCATAGAGGAAAGCAAACGGGAGCTTCTGGTTCCATCCCTAGCTTTCATTTTGTAAAGACCAGATTCAATAGTCAAGACATGGAATGGGCAGGATTTCTTCCTAATGGGCATTCCGCATGATCAGACTTCCACTGCCCAGTTCGACACAAAATGAAGGTTGGATTACTGGTTAGAAGGCTGCCTCCAGGAAATCACTAGTATCCAAACATAAAAAAGGAGGTTATTGAAGGCGACCGTTCTTTATTTGCGTTGTTCTTACTGC
The window above is part of the Gasterosteus aculeatus chromosome 16, fGasAcu3.hap1.1, whole genome shotgun sequence genome. Proteins encoded here:
- the popdc2 gene encoding popeye domain-containing 2 isoform X1; protein product: MSADNSTLLERLFSPPLCDGWSNSTEGGLYHLGHTMLILGYMGGSGPYGCLFIFGFLVPAHACLALWGWMTVCSADAFTWNLLLLLACLAQIGHLLWRLRREGLRGEELTCLYRAVYLPLGVPVQVFKGIAGAFENKVVELKAGETYAVEGKTPIDQLSFLLSGRISVSLEGQFLHYIHRHQFLDSPEWESLRPTEEGKFQVTLTAEEDSRYVSWRRRRLYQAISKDRYVARVFSVMLGYDIAEKLYNLNSKLYIKSGMLLDIRLPSLYHVLAPSSQGSGSGSEGGIGSEGGIGKEHMEAGDPAPAYQVSDMAQFQPHPQGPRNPSSDPPRAHQHPWASEPDMPAGSDVDVDRPPRFQRGRAPLAPTDTPKL
- the popdc2 gene encoding popeye domain-containing 2 isoform X2 encodes the protein MSADNSTLLERLFSPPLCDGWSNSTEGGLYHLGHTMLILGYMGGSGPYGCLFIFGFLVPAHACLALWGWMTVCSADAFTWNLLLLLACLAQIGHLLWRLRREGLRGEELTCLYRAVYLPLGVPVQVFKGIAGAFENKVVELKAGETYAVEGKTPIDQLSFLLSGRISVSLEGQFLHYIHRHQFLDSPEWESLRPTEEGKFQVTLTAEEDSRYVSWRRRRLYQAISKDRYVARVFSVMLGYDIAEKLYNLNSKLYIKSGMLLDIRLPSLYHVLAPSSQGSGSGSEGGIGSEGGIGKEHMEAGDPAPAYQVSDMAQFQPHPQGPRNPSSDPPRAHQHPWASEPDMPAETGPSWPRVAVSV